TTGATCAACGTCTAGGCCTTTGTGTCCTGGGTGTGGGattcaagaatctcgactGTGACTCACTTCCCCGTCCTTCACTACCAAGCACTTGCTTGCATCAAAGGTCGCGCTCTGGAACTAACGGGACTCCCCGGCTTAGCTTCAGGACTTCTGTGGCCATCCGTCGACTGTCTCTTTTATCTCATACCCACCTTGAATCCAAGCCATGTCCTTCTCCCACCCTCGTCGAAGGACTCCGGTGACTCGCCCGGACAGCGACACCGACAATGCCCTGTCCCTTAAGAACAGCTCTACCCTCCGTAAGGGTGCGACATTTCACTCTCctacttcatcatcttcggcTCTAGACAACACATTTGTCCCTCCCACGCTGCCTCGGGCTCAGTCTCATTTGGATGATGTCGTCGATGCCAACCGTCGACGTGTGGCCCTGGCTCTGAACGACATCGACGAGGCTCTATCCTTAGATCAGCTCTCCCTGTCGCCAAAGTCTAGTATCAAGACCCTTAGAGACACCAGTCTCCCCATCCCTCGCGGCTTCCTCGAGGGACCTATCGTCGACCCCAAGATgacaaaagaagaggagaggcgCGTTCTGCGCCCTCGCTCTGTTCGCCATTCACGGCACCATGAGTCTGACAGCGGTTTGGGTACATCGGTGGCTTCCACAAACGAGAAGCGGGGTGCAGTCACTTCggcaaagaaggagacaaAGGTGCAAACACGATCCGCCATCACAAGATCCGTTGCCGCAGCATCGGAAAAGCTTCCCTCTCTGGGGCCCAAGGCTATTAACCGCATTCACGAGCACACTTTGCGCCCTTTGTTGGCAAAGCCGACCctcaaggagtttgagcCCATTGTTCTTGACATCCCGCGACGAATTCGATCAAAGGAAATTATTTGCTTgcgagatcttgagaaaaCATTGATCTTTATGGCACCGGTAAGTCAGCTTCTGACTGGTTTTGGCGTTTGGGAAAATACTTATCGCAATTTGTgtttgaaggagaagaccaagtcaGCAACTTTGTACCTGGATTTCTGCCTTACGTCCGTCCAATGCATTCAAGCGACCGTCGAATATCTCAGCGACCGCGAACAAATTCGACCTGCTGACCGGCCTTACACTAACGGATACTTCCTCGACCTGAAGGACCAGATTCTCCAATACGGAAAACAACTTGCCGCAAAGAACAGCGGTGACGATATGGATATCGACGCGTATGTACCCAGCTTTGTTCCCTTGGACTATCCAACTAACTCTCGCCGAAGATCCGACGAGATCAAACTCATCGGTGGTCTCCACGAAGGTCGCCCCGTCGAGCTCGTTCGTGTCCGCAAGGACGGCACATATATCTCTCTCGACACTGGTAAGCCTGTCGAGGTTGACAGCGACTCGCCAATGCAAGTAAAGCGATCCCTGAGTCAGCAGctcgaggacgaggaggagatccaACGATCCATGGCTCGCCGCAAGAAGAATGCTTCACCCGAGGAGCTAGCTCCCAAGAAGTGCCGCGAGCCCGGCTGCAACAAGGAGTTCAAGCGTCCTTGCGATCTCACCAAGCACGAAAAGACTCACTCTCGCCCTTGGAAGTGCCCTGTCCCAACTTGCAAGTATCACACCTATGGATGGCCCACTGAGAAGGAAATGGACCGCCACCACAACGACAAGCACTCTGCTGCCCCTGCAATGTATGAGTGCATGTTCAAGCCTTGCCCTTATAAGTCGAAACGTGAATCCAACTGCAAGCAGCACATGGAGAAAGCCCATGGCTGGACCTACGTTCGAACCAAGACCAATGGAAAGAAGCTGCCATCAGTTGCTGGCAGTGTTCAGCAGCAGACTCCGCCTCTGGGTAACATGTCAACGCCTTCTTCTACTGAATACAACGGTGTGCCCACTCCACCTCAGAACGATGTGACACAATTCGTTGGCGACTTCCCTCTCTACCCTAATGACTCGGACTGGATgtcaatcaacaacattcCCTCCGAGACACTTCACCTGGATCTGGGCATGGATTCCACCTCGCCTGCTTCGGCTAGTTCCTACGAGCAGTATGCCCCATACCAGAATGGCTCGgccttcatcctcgataACGAGGACCTCTATGCTGCTCATATGCAGCTTCCTGCTCAGCTGCCCACACCTGAGCATCCTGTCATGTATAactccaacctcaagatgATGCAACAGCAATTGCCTATGTATCAGCAACCCCAGCAGCAGATTCCCATCCCGACTGTTGCTCCTCACTTTTCGCCAACTGGCCAGGAGACAGCCATGCTTTACACTCCAAACTCATTACgggatgttgatgaaagTTTTGACGACTCCTTTGCAGGAGACGGCATGGACTTTCCGCTCTTCCCTAATGAcaatggcaatggcatgACCAAGACCAATGAATACCAGTCACTGTTTGGTGAAATCCCCAGCGCCAACCTGGGCTTCTCCCAGAATTCCCAGGATATCTTTCAGATGATGGACTGGTCAAACGTTGATTTGCAGCAGAACCTCGGAGAATAGGGATCCAGTCTTCTGCCGTGGAACTTCCCGAGTATTGGGTAAGGGACACGTACCTCAAAATTGTATAATGATCCCCAACAAAATTGCCAAACAGTCTTTTTTTTGGTTTGATGAGACACGACACTTTCTTATGCCACCCAGTGCGGGATTGGGCTTCTTCATGTATTTCAGCTTTTTTGTTaactccttgagcttttgaTTTGCCTCAGGTTGAGATTTGAATGGAGGAATGGGCCGTCGGGGCTCAGGACCAATGGTTTTTGGTTTTTCCTTTGAGGATATTATTAGTAGTCAGATTGGGCACTTGAGTGAAACGCCATCTCACATCACCCCTTCGCAGTGCATTTCGATTCGGCAAAGAATTGGGTTTAGCTGGTATAGAGATCGCCTCTCTTTCCTGTTGTTTAGGATAGAAATACACGCCCATCTCAAGCGTAAGCTTTTCTCTCAGAGTGACTACGCGATGCTATTCCATGACTAAGAGCCTCCCGGGAATGCCAGACAGTGACCCTCCAGGCTACATAGGAGTTGAGGTTTAGTCATCTGGTTATGTTAGTCGCCGGTGCTTTTTGCAATAGACTTTGGAGGCTGGCTACCATAAATGATCTATTTGTGCAAACTCAAACTTTAAGAGTAATGCTTCTTTATCATTCCTGAAAATAATTCCATATTAACTACTCAAGCTTTGGGCAACAGCTCTGTCACATTCTGGTATAGGGTAAGTTTGCTCTGGGGTGGATCTGTGGTATTTCGCTTGTAGTAATTAATCAATTTCAACTGCACCAACAAGCTTCCAAATCTTCCAACCGCGTCCTCGCCCTTTCAGCAACGCTCAAAAATGTGCGGAATCCATGCTATTATATCCTCAAGCCCTGACCAAACACTTTCATCCGTGTCAGAGCGATGTTTGGTAAATAGAGGACCAGATCATACAGGAACTGTTAGGATacagcttgatgatcttttccTGACTTTCACATCAACCGTGTTATCACTGCGAGGTGATCACATTGCAAAGCAGCCACTTGTGGATCATGTGACTGAGTCTATTCTATGCTGGAATGGAGAGGCCTGGGGTATTCAAGGAGATTCTGTACAGGGTAACGATGGTGAGGCTATTCTTGCCCTCCTGGCCGAGGCAAGTCGTGGTGCAGGAGATGTTCTGGGCATCTTACGAGCCATCGAAGGGCCTTTCGCGTTTATTTACCTGGATAATCCCGCCAAGCGGCTTTACTACGGACGAGATCGACTAGGTCGCCGATCGTTGCTAGTCAAAGATGGCTCTCCATTTGTTCTGTCAAGTATCGCTGAGACGCCGGTCGATGGATGGACCGAGGTTGAGGCCGATGGGTGCTATGCTCTGGATCTCTCCAAGAGCGATTCGCCTGAAGGATTAGTGCCAGACCGGCACGATTGGACTGCCGATACTACTTTGGTAAGTTCAATGTGAGTATGACCCCGACAAGCCTGCTACTTACGTCCTCAGATATCGAGCATCGGTAGTTTCAACGAGGATCTGCCACAGGAGAATTTTGCCCTCGGACAAGATTCAAGATCTGTGCAAGAGCTGCGTTCTCGCTTGATCGAGTCTCTTCGACTGCGAGTTCTAGACGTGCCACTACCCCCAAAAGCCAAAGCTACGGATGCGAGAGTGGCAGTGCTATTTTCAGGTGGCCTTGATTGTACTGTGCTTGCGAGGCTGTCTCATGACATGATTCCTCCGGATCAATGTATTGACCTGATCAACGTCGCGTTTGAGAACCCCAGAATTGCAGGGCAATTTAAGGACCTCTCCCGGGAGGAGCTTTATGAGAAGTGTCCGGATCGAATGACGGGGAGAAATGCGTTTGCAGAGCTTGGTCGTGTCTGTCCTGGCAGAGCATGGCAGTTCGTGGCGGTATGTGGACCTGGTCTCACTTCGGAATGGATGACTGACAGGAGGCAGGTAAATGTGCCGTATGCTGAGAATCTCGAGCACAGAGCTGAAATCATTCGTCTTATCTATCCTCATAACACAGAGATGGATCTGTCCATTTCGTGTGCTTTATACTTTGCTGCAAGAGGACAAGGGCTTGGCGAGACAACCGGCGACTCAAATTCGCAGCCTTATAGCACGACAGCGCGAGTATTGCTGTCCGGTCTGGGTGCCGATGAGCTCTTTGGTGGATATGGCCGGCACGGCGTGGCCTACACGCATCGTGGCTACAGCGGAGTTGTacaagagctgaagctcgACGTCAGTCGGCTTGGGAAGAGAAACCTTGGCCGAGATGACCGTGTTATGGCACATTGGGGTCGAGAAGTGAGATTCCCCTATCTGGATGAGCGGTTTGTCAAGTGGGCAATCGAGTCTCCTGTGTGGGAGAAGTGTGATTTCGAAACACCTGGTGGCCAAGGGAACCTCGACGCCGAGAAACGAGTGTTGCGGCTTGTGGCTCAATCACTTGGCATGAGCTCAGTTtcaaaggagaagaagcgagctGTAAGTGGCAACCTGGTTCTGACAAGTCTTTACTAATGAGCCATGATAGATACAATTTGGGGCCAGAACCGCCAAGATGGAGAGTGGAAAGGTCAAAGGGACGACAGTGCTTTCAGCATGAGATGTGAGTCGAGTGACTTAGATACCACGGGAACAACTCGGCAGTGATGATTCTTCAGATACTTCTGAGACATATGCAACCATGGGCCAAAAACACGGACTGGGAGTTGTGTGTTTGCAGTTTATCGGCTGCTAACCCTCTTTTCGGCGTGTTCTTATGCATGGATCATGTCATTGAAGTCGTAAAGGCAAGTCTGAGCTGAGGTAATCGGAATTGGAACAAAGCAGAGGGTgggtgatggatggatagatAAGTCATGGCATGAACACGGTGATCCCTGAAGAATGATGCAAGATAGCGTTAATGCTTGACCCCTACGGCGTAGCGAAGGTCAGAGGCTGCATCAGCTGTAGCATGTGGTAGCATCTAAGCAAGGAGGCAGCCCAAAGCAGTAGAAACCCCATGTCGTCAGTCCCTAAAAGAATCGATATCAATCGACATGAAACAAGCGCGGAACCCAATCACGTCTcgccaagaaagaaatgcCATCAGTCGATACCGAGAGAGCCGGCGGGATACACCAAAATTAGAAGGGCGTTCCACTGTTTTCAGTTGGCCACCGTCCAACCGCCGCAGAAAACAGTGGCTGTGGTGCGACGTGCCCCTGCAGAAGGACGCATCTTAGGCCCGCGTTTAGGCCTTCAGGCGGAAGATTGATACGATacgaggaagaaaaaaacccCTTGCGCTGGCTGGGCTGTGGGTTGGAATGGGAACTGGCGCGCGCCAAAGGGAGAGATCGAGATaagacaagaaaacatcgaTTGAAATCGTTcattttcttccttctttcattATTTCGGTTGTTCCTCATTGTTTTCGGTCTTTCGTtacctcttcttgatcaattCATTTTATTCTTTCGTTTTTGACTGTTTTAGTATTCATTCTTTATTTCccttttctgtttctctcTCACTACAaataccaacaccatcgaGGCCTCCGATTAAAtcgccatctcatccattcGTTATACCCGGTTGGCCTCATTGTACTTCTTCATGCTTAACAAGTTCATCGACGTAAGGGACAGGGATTCCTACTCAACATTCACATCAGCAACTGGCATCAGCATTCTCACATCATTCCTCGCGGAAGAAACCGACGATATGCGCAAGGGAACGCGACCACCGCCTCTGAACCTCAGCATCGTCACGAGGCCGAGATCTCTGCCGCGGCTGTCAACTACACCAATTGCAAGGGAGCTTACACCTCTACTTACCCCTCTACccgaagaagtcgaggagCCGACAGGCGCTGGTATCAGAGCCGTCAGGGTCGCGGTCGATTTTATGCAGATTATTTCATGTCTGCTTGTCATTTTGATGCTGGCCATCTTTCTTATTTCGTATTCTGGAGCTGCAGTTTCCAGCCATGGGTAGGCGCTACATCTCTGGATACCATACAAGAGCCAAAGACTGACTGATATTTGCAGCATCAAGGCGTTTGTCCTCATCGCGGCTCTGACCTGTGATGTCGGCCTTGGCATGTGGTCTATAGTGCACCACGACAGACCCTGGACCGGCCCCGCAGTCGTGCTCCGGACGCTCACAGCGTCAGTGCTCCTCGGCAGTCTAGTGTCCTTCCTCGCAGTGGAGAGGGTGTTCCCTTCAGACTACACGTACTGGGAGCTGCCTCTTTCACAGACCGGTGCACCTGTGCTGGGTCTCGTCTCTGCTATCTTGTAAGTGCCCTTCGGCAAACAGCGAGTTATGTGGACTAATTGGTCGTAGGGGGTGGGATCTTGTTCATGTTGTTCTGTCTCAACGAACTGTCGAGTGCTGGGCCCGTATGTGCTCCTGGGGACACCGACAGATGCTTCGACGTCGATGGCTATCGAGCAGGGGGCACAGAAGGGGACGAAGCGGACCCTGGTGGTTTAATTCGCGGCAGACAGCTTTGGAAAAGCGAGGCTGGACCTGTGTTTCAGTTTCATGAATTATGACTTTCCTTGTTGACTGGAGGGAGAGAACGAAGGAATAAGCTGGGGGATATGTGTTGAACCATATATCCCATTTATTGCATCCAGAGTCTCCACACATGCTGGAATATAGACCGGTGTATAAACGCGGAGGTGATGTTGCCTTTGGTTAATGTTATAAGGCAGGCAAGGAGAGCAAGTGGGAGGATAAACATGTGGCAAAGACCGCAACCTATCAATGAAATTTCCTGAATTAATCATATTTAACCTATCTCTGTTGTATCAAATATGGATCCATGACATGTTTGACATATAAGTTTTCCGTGCTATTACTGTGGTAGATAGTAGAAATATCAGTCATCCCTAGTTGTTGTCAGTCACCAATGGCTCCCGGAGGATCACCGGAAACCGTTCATTAAACAGTCGGAAAACCTAGCATTTGAAAAAGTAGGGCTTTTCAGTGTCGATGCGATACCGTAATACTGTGCATAGCTTTTATATGAGCAGTTTATAGGCCTTGTGCGCTTTCGTGTACAGCCAAGTATAGATGATCAAACTGTAGGGTATATGTCTCGAAGTTCAACAACGAAATGACGTCTTTGTTAAATGAACACATTGCTTTGTTCTATTTGATGGCGAACAATAACAATCGTATATTTGTATCTGCCACTGTTGCGTAATTTGATTTTTGATGTAAGTTATGTCTGTCTTGTTGAGCATTCTGCTATCGTAACATGCCTCGAAGCCGTCACTTGAGAATCGAGGACGAAGTTTTCCCTCTCCTTCTAGGTTACTTTACTTGAACGGAATCACCGAGAAATAGTGTCACAGGTGGAAATAGGCGCAAATAAGGTGTAATTGGAATTATGGTGGTTGTCAATGGTTTATTGTCCAGGATGGAGTCACGAGACCCGTCCGAGAGTCATGACTTAagactcaaagtcatcaatCAGTACAGCCAACAACGGAAATACAGGGGCATGACGCTCGCAAAGCCATCAGGACAAGGTTATTGACCTCTCGGCTGACGGTACGTGCTGAAGAAACCTTAAAGCATTGACATAtagaaacaaaaaaacaaTGCAGAACATGATTGTCAACAAGGATGGTCCATGTGGATATGTACTAAAACGAACACAGCTCCTAAGTCGGAAACGATAGCTAAAGCCATCACCGCTGCCACCAACAACGAACCGTGCGTGAGCCACTATTTAGGTAGCTATGGGCTACCAGAACCTGAAACTTTGGAGCTGCAGATGAATAATTCTCTTCGAGGGAAAGGCTGCATCTAGACCGGTAGCTATTCTTTGACGGCCCACTACCAAGACTATGCTCGCGGGTTGACTGGTGCAGCTGAACGATGCGCATTGAGGAATTGCTCAGCGGGTTGAGTTTAAAAGACTTCTCAGGGCACAGTTGGACGTGCCGTAGAGtgagcatcatcgtcatgatgTTACACTATTAAGCTGCTGCTATGATAACACTGAGTCTACTATATAGCACTATATCGGATGCACCCGAACAGACCTCAGCTTGACAGATCACGACAGGGAAGTAAAACAATCAACAAGGAAAGAGAACACTGTCGATCTGCCGAAGCCCAAACCATCCCAGCAATTGTTTCAACTCCACAACCCCAGAACCCTCCCTCCCCCCGTCCTCCATTAACCTCCGATATGATTGTATGTATCACATAACTAAACCACATCCCCACACATCTTTAAAAATAGAGACACATAAACAACTCACTCTTGCAGTTTTCTCCAAGGACActccttgatatcttccTTCAGGACAAAAAAATCAGCTGAGCTGTGCAGTGCAGCTCTCTCAGGCCTGAAACATGCTGTTGGTTTAATTAAAGAAACGCCTCGTCGTGATGGCTTTGCCTTTTCGGGGTAAGTGGTGAGCTGATTTCCTGGATGGACCAGTGCGGCTCGAAGGATGAAACCTTTTTCCTTGCAGGTAAACCTCCTTTTTGGTGGAATCTCATTTAATAAGCCGACTTCCGATCGGAGTTTACTTTGTGGGCAGAACGTCGAACGGTCTTGATCGTTGTTTCAACGGGGATAATCAATGGAGGATCAAGTTATGCTTATCGAGTGAAGGATGGAGGTTGAAACATAGCTGTTGCTGTAATGCTGTAATTTTTTGCTTAACGCGAAGACTATTAATGAGTTCCAACGACGAATAAAAAAATATATCGAGTAAAGACAACagaacttcttctcaacacaATACCACCCAAGCCCTACAATGGCTACCTCGTCTCGAGAATAATTCGGACTCGACCAACTGCCCGTGTCCAGGTGCCTGCATaactcatcaacaccatgcaCAGCGAatatcaagccaaccaaATACAGTCCGTGAACTCACACCAGCCTACTCCTGGTTAGCACCTCGCAagcatctccatctctcagcttgaccttggccgAAAAAACATCCAGACTCAGCTTGTGCTTGGACCTCTCGACACTATCATCGGCATCGCCTGACTAGCAGGGAGATACCGAGTCTGTAATGTAACACTGAGGACTGAGCCGTCTTTGAAGACTTCGCAATGACCATGTGGTAAAAATATCCTCGGCTTCACAGAGACAACTCATGATGGCTATATAAACACTCTCGATATCCCGTTCAATCAactctttctcatcagcatctctctcttctatcaacttcttcaacttacATTCGCTTCAACAAGGCCTTAAAGGCATATTTAACATTCTTTCACCTCTTCCAACCATTTCAAACAAATAACCACTCTCTATCTTACTACCAAATCTCCTACTGCATCATCAAAATGTACTTCTCCAACTTTCTCGTCACTCTGGCCTCGatggcctcgatggcttctgccATCCCTGCCCCAGATGCCCTCCTTGATACCacctccaacatctccccTAGCGACTTCACCATCCGCTCCGATTCCAACAACCTTGAGGCTCGCACCACCTTCTCCTGCCCCGGTGCCATGTCCTACTGTCCCTGGACCAAGGCCTGCTCATGCCCTCCCGGCCAGTCCTGGGatggcaaggccaagaagtgcgctggcaagaaggttTCTGGCTGCTGGCCCAAGCCCAGTGCCAGTGTCTACGCCGGCGCCGGCGTTGACGTCAAGCTCGGCACTTACTGTGCTGCTTCTCCCTACAAGATCGTCAAGTACGATACTAAGCACGCCTACTGCCAGGCTAGCCTCAAGAACACTGTCTTCCTTGCTCCTCTTTCTATCGGCGCTGAGGTTGCTCTCTATGGCGGTGCCGCCATCAATGTCAAGGGTCAGCTGAGCGCCAGCCTCAAGACCGTCTGTGGTGGTCTTGCTGGTCTCTACCTCGAGAGCAGCGCTGATGCCgtcgccctcttcaacaccaacaagtACGGATATGCCGTTCGCCCCGGAAGCGTCACTGGTGGCCTCGTCTACGCTGTTGTCGACTTTGTCAAGAGCATTACCTGCTTCCTCGGTCTCGGTAACTGCCAGGTCTATGACTGCGTTTCTTACTGCTCCAAGGGCTGCAAGAACTACGTTGATGTCCGTGGCAGCATCGGTGGCTATGTCAACGGACTCGTTGGTTTCTGCATTGTCAAGGACACCGTTCTCTTTGTCAACAAGGTCGGAGCTTGTGCTTCTGTCAAGATCCAGGGCCTCATCCGCATCGTCGCTAGCATCCACGTCAGCCTCAAGGGCATCTTCGGATGCAACTGCTAAGCGGTTAAAAATGACTATGGACGAATAGTTGGGTACCCACGGTCTAATATGTAATGGATGGAGGATGACTTGGAACTGGAATGTGTTTCTTTGCTTGGGATTACCGGATAATCCCACTCgtcttgtcgatgtcttcTGTTTCTTATCACAAATCAAATAATTCATATGATAACGCTTAAAGCCCGGAATTGAACAATGTTTTCTCGGTCTCGAGTTTTTGTTTCGTGATGGTTATTAACGAATAAGCTTCCATAGTGGCTGATTGGCCTGAAGCTGAAATTTCCCTTCAACTCCTATGCCTAGACTGACTCCGAATCTTTTCCCGAATTAGCTGCAAAAAGACCACCAAAATTGCACAAATGCCTGTTCTTTTCTCCATTAAGCACCCACAGGTTCCATGATCTGACGCCCAGCCCCATCGACCAAAAAGTGACTGAATG
This genomic interval from Fusarium verticillioides 7600 chromosome 1, whole genome shotgun sequence contains the following:
- a CDS encoding zinc finger transcription factor ace1, which gives rise to MSFSHPRRRTPVTRPDSDTDNALSLKNSSTLRKGATFHSPTSSSSALDNTFVPPTLPRAQSHLDDVVDANRRRVALALNDIDEALSLDQLSLSPKSSIKTLRDTSLPIPRGFLEGPIVDPKMTKEEERRVLRPRSVRHSRHHESDSGLGTSVASTNEKRGAVTSAKKETKVQTRSAITRSVAAASEKLPSLGPKAINRIHEHTLRPLLAKPTLKEFEPIVLDIPRRIRSKEIICLRDLEKTLIFMAPTKSATLYLDFCLTSVQCIQATVEYLSDREQIRPADRPYTNGYFLDLKDQILQYGKQLAAKNSGDDMDIDASDEIKLIGGLHEGRPVELVRVRKDGTYISLDTGKPVEVDSDSPMQVKRSLSQQLEDEEEIQRSMARRKKNASPEELAPKKCREPGCNKEFKRPCDLTKHEKTHSRPWKCPVPTCKYHTYGWPTEKEMDRHHNDKHSAAPAMYECMFKPCPYKSKRESNCKQHMEKAHGWTYVRTKTNGKKLPSVAGSVQQQTPPLGNMSTPSSTEYNGVPTPPQNDVTQFVGDFPLYPNDSDWMSINNIPSETLHLDLGMDSTSPASASSYEQYAPYQNGSAFILDNEDLYAAHMQLPAQLPTPEHPVMYNSNLKMMQQQLPMYQQPQQQIPIPTVAPHFSPTGQETAMLYTPNSLRDVDESFDDSFAGDGMDFPLFPNDNGNGMTKTNEYQSLFGEIPSANLGFSQNSQDIFQMMDWSNVDLQQNLGE
- a CDS encoding zinc finger transcription factor ace1, whose protein sequence is MSFSHPRRRTPVTRPDSDTDNALSLKNSSTLRKGATFHSPTSSSSALDNTFVPPTLPRAQSHLDDVVDANRRRVALALNDIDEALSLDQLSLSPKSSIKTLRDTSLPIPRGFLEGPIVDPKMTKEEERRVLRPRSVRHSRHHESDSGLGTSVASTNEKRGAVTSAKKETKVQTRSAITRSVAAASEKLPSLGPKAINRIHEHTLRPLLAKPTLKEFEPIVLDIPRRIRSKEIICLRDLEKTLIFMAPVSQLLTGFGVWENTYRNLCLKEKTKSATLYLDFCLTSVQCIQATVEYLSDREQIRPADRPYTNGYFLDLKDQILQYGKQLAAKNSGDDMDIDASDEIKLIGGLHEGRPVELVRVRKDGTYISLDTGKPVEVDSDSPMQVKRSLSQQLEDEEEIQRSMARRKKNASPEELAPKKCREPGCNKEFKRPCDLTKHEKTHSRPWKCPVPTCKYHTYGWPTEKEMDRHHNDKHSAAPAMYECMFKPCPYKSKRESNCKQHMEKAHGWTYVRTKTNGKKLPSVAGSVQQQTPPLGNMSTPSSTEYNGVPTPPQNDVTQFVGDFPLYPNDSDWMSINNIPSETLHLDLGMDSTSPASASSYEQYAPYQNGSAFILDNEDLYAAHMQLPAQLPTPEHPVMYNSNLKMMQQQLPMYQQPQQQIPIPTVAPHFSPTGQETAMLYTPNSLRDVDESFDDSFAGDGMDFPLFPNDNGNGMTKTNEYQSLFGEIPSANLGFSQNSQDIFQMMDWSNVDLQQNLGE
- a CDS encoding zinc finger transcription factor ace1 — encoded protein: MSFSHPRRRTPVTRPDSDTDNALSLKNSSTLRKGATFHSPTSSSSALDNTFVPPTLPRAQSHLDDVVDANRRRVALALNDIDEALSLDQLSLSPKSSIKTLRDTSLPIPRGFLEGPIVDPKMTKEEERRVLRPRSVRHSRHHESDSGLGTSVASTNEKRGAVTSAKKETKVQTRSAITRSVAAASEKLPSLGPKAINRIHEHTLRPLLAKPTLKEFEPIVLDIPRRIRSKEIICLRDLEKTLIFMAPVSQLLTGFGVWENTYRNLCLKEKTKSATLYLDFCLTSVQCIQATVEYLSDREQIRPADRPYTNGYFLDLKDQILQYGKQLAAKNSGDDMDIDAYVPSFVPLDYPTNSRRRSDEIKLIGGLHEGRPVELVRVRKDGTYISLDTGKPVEVDSDSPMQVKRSLSQQLEDEEEIQRSMARRKKNASPEELAPKKCREPGCNKEFKRPCDLTKHEKTHSRPWKCPVPTCKYHTYGWPTEKEMDRHHNDKHSAAPAMYECMFKPCPYKSKRESNCKQHMEKAHGWTYVRTKTNGKKLPSVAGSVQQQTPPLGNMSTPSSTEYNGVPTPPQNDVTQFVGDFPLYPNDSDWMSINNIPSETLHLDLGMDSTSPASASSYEQYAPYQNGSAFILDNEDLYAAHMQLPAQLPTPEHPVMYNSNLKMMQQQLPMYQQPQQQIPIPTVAPHFSPTGQETAMLYTPNSLRDVDESFDDSFAGDGMDFPLFPNDNGNGMTKTNEYQSLFGEIPSANLGFSQNSQDIFQMMDWSNVDLQQNLGE
- a CDS encoding zinc finger transcription factor ace1, with protein sequence MSFSHPRRRTPVTRPDSDTDNALSLKNSSTLRKGATFHSPTSSSSALDNTFVPPTLPRAQSHLDDVVDANRRRVALALNDIDEALSLDQLSLSPKSSIKTLRDTSLPIPRGFLEGPIVDPKMTKEEERRVLRPRSVRHSRHHESDSGLGTSVASTNEKRGAVTSAKKETKVQTRSAITRSVAAASEKLPSLGPKAINRIHEHTLRPLLAKPTLKEFEPIVLDIPRRIRSKEIICLRDLEKTLIFMAPEKTKSATLYLDFCLTSVQCIQATVEYLSDREQIRPADRPYTNGYFLDLKDQILQYGKQLAAKNSGDDMDIDAYVPSFVPLDYPTNSRRRSDEIKLIGGLHEGRPVELVRVRKDGTYISLDTGKPVEVDSDSPMQVKRSLSQQLEDEEEIQRSMARRKKNASPEELAPKKCREPGCNKEFKRPCDLTKHEKTHSRPWKCPVPTCKYHTYGWPTEKEMDRHHNDKHSAAPAMYECMFKPCPYKSKRESNCKQHMEKAHGWTYVRTKTNGKKLPSVAGSVQQQTPPLGNMSTPSSTEYNGVPTPPQNDVTQFVGDFPLYPNDSDWMSINNIPSETLHLDLGMDSTSPASASSYEQYAPYQNGSAFILDNEDLYAAHMQLPAQLPTPEHPVMYNSNLKMMQQQLPMYQQPQQQIPIPTVAPHFSPTGQETAMLYTPNSLRDVDESFDDSFAGDGMDFPLFPNDNGNGMTKTNEYQSLFGEIPSANLGFSQNSQDIFQMMDWSNVDLQQNLGE
- a CDS encoding zinc finger transcription factor ace1, translated to MSFSHPRRRTPVTRPDSDTDNALSLKNSSTLRKGATFHSPTSSSSALDNTFVPPTLPRAQSHLDDVVDANRRRVALALNDIDEALSLDQLSLSPKSSIKTLRDTSLPIPRGFLEGPIVDPKMTKEEERRVLRPRSVRHSRHHESDSGLGTSVASTNEKRGAVTSAKKETKVQTRSAITRSVAAASEKLPSLGPKAINRIHEHTLRPLLAKPTLKEFEPIVLDIPRRIRSKEIICLRDLEKTLIFMAPEKTKSATLYLDFCLTSVQCIQATVEYLSDREQIRPADRPYTNGYFLDLKDQILQYGKQLAAKNSGDDMDIDASDEIKLIGGLHEGRPVELVRVRKDGTYISLDTGKPVEVDSDSPMQVKRSLSQQLEDEEEIQRSMARRKKNASPEELAPKKCREPGCNKEFKRPCDLTKHEKTHSRPWKCPVPTCKYHTYGWPTEKEMDRHHNDKHSAAPAMYECMFKPCPYKSKRESNCKQHMEKAHGWTYVRTKTNGKKLPSVAGSVQQQTPPLGNMSTPSSTEYNGVPTPPQNDVTQFVGDFPLYPNDSDWMSINNIPSETLHLDLGMDSTSPASASSYEQYAPYQNGSAFILDNEDLYAAHMQLPAQLPTPEHPVMYNSNLKMMQQQLPMYQQPQQQIPIPTVAPHFSPTGQETAMLYTPNSLRDVDESFDDSFAGDGMDFPLFPNDNGNGMTKTNEYQSLFGEIPSANLGFSQNSQDIFQMMDWSNVDLQQNLGE